Proteins found in one Sphingomonas sp. SORGH_AS_0879 genomic segment:
- a CDS encoding flagellar protein FliS has translation MAYATGLLTDPAATYRQIDVVGRTAMADGPALVQLLYEELISALRSAAWATEHGQLARKSERVTRATAILFALEAGLDFENGGDMSITFAKLYAGARRQIVDGSLDQNPKLFRDVADNIADIAEAWETVRQMSKKAGA, from the coding sequence ATGGCCTATGCAACCGGACTGCTCACCGATCCTGCCGCGACCTATCGCCAGATCGACGTCGTCGGCCGCACCGCGATGGCGGACGGCCCCGCGCTCGTCCAGCTTCTCTACGAGGAACTCATCTCCGCGCTCCGCTCGGCGGCGTGGGCGACCGAGCATGGCCAACTCGCGCGCAAGAGCGAGCGGGTGACCCGCGCCACCGCCATCCTGTTCGCGCTGGAGGCGGGGCTCGATTTCGAGAATGGCGGCGACATGTCGATCACCTTCGCCAAACTCTATGCGGGTGCGCGGCGGCAGATCGTCGACGGCTCGCTGGACCAGAATCCGAAGCTGTTCCGCGACGTGGCGGACAACATCGCCGATATCGCCGAAGCCTGGGAGACGGTCCGCCAGATGAGCAAGAAGGCGGGGGCGTAA
- a CDS encoding flagellar biosynthesis protein FlhB: MSEGGEKTEAPTQKRREKARDDGQILRSRDLAAALVMMAGIAWLIFAGPTLLAACKAVMAASFQFSHADVEDFEPFRPLMEAGWKLAPSLASLFAVTIVATIASQAGLGSLHFNPKAIAPKPSKLNPASGLKRIFGMQGWTELGKSLLKVVLLGAIGAYMLWKSSRTTMGLAQSDLNSALGSLGGTFISVLLVMGMGLVLIAGFDVPLQIFQLFSKLKMTKQEVKDEHKESEGNPEAKAHIRGKQREMSRRAVRAAVQEAHVILTNPTHFAVALRYERGQDEVPVVVARARGATALAIREMAGEYAKPVLEYPQLARAVYYTSREGQEVRADLYQAIAVVLAFVFGLNAGAGGTAQPPVEVPVDARFDENGQPQS, translated from the coding sequence ATGTCGGAGGGCGGCGAAAAGACGGAAGCCCCAACCCAGAAGCGTCGCGAAAAAGCGCGCGACGACGGGCAGATCCTGCGCAGCCGCGATCTGGCGGCGGCGCTGGTGATGATGGCGGGTATCGCCTGGCTGATCTTCGCCGGCCCCACCCTGCTGGCTGCGTGCAAGGCGGTGATGGCCGCCAGCTTCCAGTTCAGCCATGCCGATGTCGAGGATTTCGAGCCCTTCCGCCCGCTGATGGAGGCGGGATGGAAGCTGGCCCCCTCGCTCGCCTCGCTGTTCGCGGTCACCATCGTCGCGACCATCGCGTCACAGGCGGGGCTGGGCTCGCTCCACTTCAATCCCAAGGCGATCGCGCCCAAACCCTCCAAGCTCAATCCCGCCTCGGGCCTGAAGCGCATCTTCGGCATGCAGGGCTGGACCGAGCTGGGCAAGTCGCTGCTCAAGGTCGTACTGCTCGGCGCGATCGGCGCGTACATGCTGTGGAAGTCGTCGCGCACCACCATGGGGCTGGCGCAGTCGGACCTCAACAGCGCGCTCGGCTCGCTGGGCGGGACCTTCATCTCGGTGCTGCTGGTGATGGGGATGGGGCTGGTGCTGATCGCGGGCTTCGACGTGCCGCTCCAGATCTTCCAGCTCTTCTCCAAGCTCAAGATGACCAAGCAGGAGGTCAAGGACGAGCATAAGGAGAGCGAGGGCAATCCCGAGGCCAAGGCGCATATCCGGGGCAAGCAGCGCGAAATGTCGCGCCGGGCGGTCCGCGCGGCGGTGCAGGAGGCGCATGTCATCCTGACCAACCCGACCCATTTCGCGGTCGCGCTGCGTTACGAACGCGGGCAGGACGAGGTGCCGGTGGTCGTCGCCCGGGCACGCGGCGCCACCGCGCTGGCGATCCGCGAGATGGCGGGCGAATATGCCAAGCCCGTACTGGAATATCCCCAGCTTGCCCGCGCCGTCTATTACACCAGCCGCGAGGGGCAGGAGGTCCGCGCCGACCTGTATCAGGCGATCGCCGTCGTGCTCGCCTTCGTCTTCGGGCTCAACGCAGGCGCGGGTGGCACGGCGCAGCCGCCGGTCGAGGTGCCGGTCGACGCCCGTTTCGACGAAAACGGCCAGCCCCAGTCATGA
- the fliD gene encoding flagellar filament capping protein FliD, producing MTSTTATKSTTDATKSAAQALFTSLQTGSGMDLSALVPSLVQAQFAARTAALKAKADTLTSQISATSTVMSSITDFASSLASLAKGGTLATQASSGNPAVFSVTTAAGAKLAGLSKSITVNALATPQTSVTRISYDRTASMGTGSLSIQVGSKAAVTVQFDDGTSPTIDDVAARINAAKTGVTASVITDADGKAYLSFTGATGAANSFTVTASEGATAGLSRLNVGGGATGTRNTSTAANAELTVDGVTVERASNTISDLVSGVTMTLNAVSTTPVSLTGTRPTAALTSVVSDFVATFNDKITELNKELNPQTGDLRSNLAARTLSQSLGRLTTSKIVPGDASTPGPKTLADLGVGTNKDGTLKVDTVRLAQVMAQYPDAVEQMFQSSGDNLVGLSAQLNGIQMAATSTLYGLGATARQLSQDQSANALAQSDLADDQSAAQDRMTAQFSAMNARVSSYKSVQNFMDQQVKMWTKSS from the coding sequence GTGACCAGCACCACGGCGACCAAGTCGACCACGGACGCCACCAAATCCGCCGCGCAGGCGCTGTTCACCTCGCTCCAGACCGGTTCCGGCATGGATTTGTCCGCGCTGGTCCCCTCGCTGGTCCAGGCGCAGTTCGCCGCGCGCACCGCGGCGCTGAAGGCGAAGGCCGATACGCTGACCTCGCAGATTTCGGCGACATCGACGGTGATGAGCTCGATCACCGACTTCGCCAGCTCGCTCGCCTCGCTCGCCAAGGGCGGGACGCTCGCCACCCAGGCGAGCAGCGGCAATCCGGCGGTGTTCAGCGTGACGACGGCGGCGGGCGCGAAGCTGGCCGGGCTGTCCAAGTCGATCACCGTCAACGCACTCGCCACGCCGCAGACCAGCGTGACGCGCATCAGCTATGACCGGACCGCCTCGATGGGCACCGGCAGCCTGTCGATCCAGGTCGGCTCCAAAGCCGCCGTCACGGTCCAGTTCGATGACGGCACCAGCCCGACGATCGACGATGTCGCGGCCAGGATCAACGCGGCAAAGACCGGCGTCACCGCCTCGGTCATCACCGATGCCGACGGCAAGGCCTATCTGTCCTTCACCGGCGCGACGGGCGCGGCGAACAGCTTCACCGTGACCGCCAGCGAGGGGGCGACGGCGGGCCTGTCGCGGCTCAACGTCGGTGGCGGCGCGACAGGTACGCGCAACACCTCCACGGCCGCCAATGCCGAGCTGACGGTTGACGGCGTCACGGTGGAGCGCGCCAGTAATACCATCAGCGATCTGGTGAGCGGCGTAACGATGACGCTGAACGCGGTCTCGACCACCCCGGTCTCGCTGACCGGCACGCGCCCGACCGCCGCGCTGACCTCGGTCGTGTCGGACTTCGTGGCGACCTTCAACGACAAGATCACCGAGCTGAACAAGGAACTGAACCCCCAGACGGGCGATCTGCGCAGCAACCTCGCGGCGCGCACGCTGTCCCAGTCGCTGGGGCGGTTGACCACGTCCAAGATCGTGCCCGGCGACGCCAGCACGCCCGGCCCCAAGACGCTGGCCGATCTGGGCGTCGGGACCAACAAGGACGGGACGCTGAAGGTCGACACGGTGCGTCTGGCGCAGGTGATGGCGCAATATCCGGATGCGGTCGAACAGATGTTCCAGTCGAGCGGCGACAATCTGGTCGGCCTGTCGGCGCAGTTGAACGGCATCCAGATGGCGGCGACCAGCACCCTTTACGGGCTCGGCGCGACCGCCAGGCAGTTGAGCCAGGACCAGAGCGCCAACGCTCTGGCCCAGAGCGATCTGGCGGACGATCAGAGCGCGGCGCAGGACCGGATGACGGCGCAGTTCTCCGCGATGAACGCGCGCGTCTCCAGCTACAAATCGGTGCAGAATTTCATGGACCAGCAGGTCAAGATGTGGACGAAGAGCAGCTAA